In Acinetobacter pittii, one genomic interval encodes:
- a CDS encoding pseudouridine synthase, giving the protein MSSPNDFLPPMIDGVSASQVYLPPQKDTQTIYEYLCGHFAHIRTDEWKQRFQDGLIYGANGDKLTLTSPYVSNTHIFYYRFLAYEPHVPFEHRILFENDDLLVVDKPHFLTISPTGQYVQETLLVRLKKQTGNEFLTPIHRLDRETAGVVLFCKRVESRGIYQQLFAERQVNKIYQAVAPYKKDLNFPQTLHLHLDKGHPFYTMQVIENAKANTQTYIELLEHNQIWAKYRLTPTTGKQHQLRVHLNYLGIPIKNDPFYPIVQHKAEDDFSEPLQLLAKHISFIDPLTKEGMSFNSEFELTL; this is encoded by the coding sequence ATGTCTAGTCCGAACGATTTTTTGCCGCCTATGATTGATGGAGTAAGTGCGAGCCAAGTCTATCTTCCTCCGCAAAAAGATACTCAAACGATTTATGAGTATCTATGTGGTCACTTTGCACATATTAGAACAGATGAGTGGAAACAAAGATTTCAAGATGGACTTATTTATGGGGCAAATGGGGATAAATTAACTTTAACTAGTCCCTATGTAAGCAACACCCATATTTTTTATTATCGCTTTCTTGCCTATGAACCGCATGTTCCATTTGAACATCGGATTTTATTTGAGAATGATGATTTATTAGTGGTCGATAAACCACATTTTTTAACAATTAGCCCGACTGGACAATATGTTCAAGAAACACTTTTAGTTCGTCTAAAAAAACAAACAGGTAATGAATTTTTAACCCCTATTCATCGTTTAGACCGTGAAACTGCTGGCGTGGTTTTATTTTGCAAGCGAGTTGAGTCACGCGGTATTTACCAACAACTATTCGCAGAGCGCCAAGTTAATAAAATTTATCAGGCTGTTGCACCTTATAAAAAAGATTTAAATTTTCCTCAAACTTTACATTTGCATTTAGATAAAGGTCATCCTTTTTATACTATGCAGGTTATAGAAAATGCTAAAGCCAATACTCAGACTTATATCGAGCTGCTCGAGCACAATCAGATTTGGGCAAAATATCGCTTAACCCCAACAACGGGGAAACAGCATCAGCTTCGCGTGCATCTTAATTACTTAGGCATCCCGATTAAAAATGATCCATTTTATCCAATAGTTCAGCACAAAGCTGAAGATGACTTCTCGGAACCCTTACAACTTTTAGCTAAGCATATTTCATTTATAGACCCTCTAACAAAAGAGGGTATGTCTTTTAATTCTGAGTTTGAATTGACATTGTAA
- a CDS encoding type II toxin-antitoxin system RelB/DinJ family antitoxin → MRKTEVYQVRLDSQEKKQAFAVFKQLGITPAQAVRLFFKQVVLTKSIPFAIENQNINMEQLLKLRKAKASSLNQNPLTLAEDDDHEDLFEELNALLGESDKT, encoded by the coding sequence ATGCGAAAAACAGAAGTTTATCAGGTTCGACTTGACTCCCAAGAAAAAAAGCAGGCTTTTGCTGTTTTTAAACAACTTGGAATTACCCCTGCCCAAGCGGTACGACTTTTTTTCAAACAGGTCGTACTCACTAAATCTATTCCTTTTGCGATCGAAAATCAGAATATTAATATGGAACAATTATTAAAGCTGAGAAAAGCAAAAGCATCTTCATTGAACCAAAACCCTTTGACTTTAGCTGAAGATGACGACCATGAAGATTTATTTGAAGAACTGAATGCTCTTCTTGGTGAAAGCGACAAAACTTAA
- the rsuA gene encoding pseudouridine synthase has protein sequence MLLEKILQSQGFGSRKYCQQLIKNGSVSIDGEVVSELKKQFSPENLEFSLFGETYQYREKVYLALKKPKGFECSHQPHHHQSVFSLLPEIMIQRGVQAIGRLDQDTTGLLLLTDDGKYLQALTHPRKHVPKVYHVTTIDPVTPEQIEMLSQGVSLHQEKGVFAATDVEILATHQLTMTIHQGVYHQVKRMIAAVGNKVEALHRHQVGQLVLPELEDGEWVYLSDQQKQLAQNII, from the coding sequence ATGCTGCTGGAAAAAATTTTACAATCACAAGGGTTTGGTTCACGTAAATATTGTCAGCAGTTAATAAAAAATGGATCTGTAAGTATTGATGGAGAGGTTGTAAGTGAACTTAAAAAACAATTCTCTCCTGAAAATTTAGAATTTTCTCTTTTTGGAGAAACTTATCAATATAGAGAAAAAGTTTACCTCGCTTTAAAAAAACCAAAAGGTTTTGAATGTTCACATCAGCCTCACCATCATCAAAGTGTATTTAGTCTTTTACCGGAAATCATGATTCAACGTGGCGTGCAAGCCATTGGCCGTCTAGATCAAGATACCACAGGCTTACTTTTACTTACCGATGATGGTAAATATCTTCAAGCTTTAACCCATCCTCGTAAACATGTCCCAAAGGTTTATCATGTTACGACTATAGATCCAGTCACACCTGAGCAAATTGAAATGTTGAGTCAAGGCGTAAGTTTGCATCAAGAAAAAGGTGTGTTTGCTGCAACGGATGTAGAGATATTAGCAACTCATCAATTAACTATGACAATTCATCAAGGTGTTTATCATCAAGTAAAAAGAATGATTGCAGCTGTAGGAAATAAAGTAGAAGCATTGCATCGCCATCAAGTAGGACAATTGGTTTTACCTGAACTTGAAGATGGAGAATGGGTGTATTTATCTGACCAACAAAAACAGCTCGCTCAAAATATTATTTGA
- a CDS encoding GNAT family N-acetyltransferase has protein sequence MIVRRATFEDLEQLAVLFDEYRQFYGTSSNFNESLHFLKQRFENRESVFFIHIKDDKITGFILLYLGFSSVACSTYYILDDVYVTPVFRRQGSAKQLIDTAILFAKQENALRISLETQSNNHESHRLYEQMGFIRDSEFQTFHCFLK, from the coding sequence ATGATCGTTAGACGAGCGACTTTTGAAGATTTAGAGCAACTCGCCGTTTTATTTGATGAATACCGCCAGTTTTATGGGACCTCTTCTAATTTTAATGAATCTCTTCACTTCCTTAAACAACGTTTTGAGAATAGAGAAAGTGTGTTCTTTATTCATATTAAAGACGATAAAATTACGGGTTTTATTTTACTCTATTTAGGTTTTTCTTCAGTTGCTTGTTCAACTTACTATATCTTAGATGATGTCTATGTTACACCCGTTTTCCGTCGTCAAGGTTCAGCTAAACAGCTCATCGATACAGCAATCTTATTTGCAAAACAAGAAAATGCATTGCGGATTAGTTTAGAAACCCAAAGTAACAACCATGAATCTCATCGTTTATATGAACAAATGGGATTCATTCGAGATAGTGAGTTCCAAACTTTTCATTGTTTCCTCAAATAA